The Candidatus Manganitrophus noduliformans genome includes a window with the following:
- the urtE gene encoding urea ABC transporter ATP-binding subunit UrtE gives MLEVQGINVSYGDSQVLRGVHLSIPAGKVVCLMGRNGVGKTTLMKTIIGLLAPKGGGITLAGEEITKAPPYLRARRGIGYVPQGREIIPSLTVEENLLIGLEASGGRTIPAEVFDLFPVLKTMLGRRGGDLSGGQQQQLAIGRALVSGPRLLLLDEPTEGIQPSIIKEIVAVIRRIKGEGKMAILLVEQYLSLVREIADSFYVMEKGAIAAEGPVEKLTDEVVRRHLTV, from the coding sequence ATGCTTGAGGTGCAGGGGATCAACGTCTCTTACGGAGACAGCCAGGTGCTTCGGGGGGTTCATCTGAGCATCCCGGCGGGGAAGGTTGTCTGTCTGATGGGTCGGAATGGAGTGGGGAAGACGACCTTGATGAAAACCATCATCGGCCTCCTCGCCCCCAAGGGGGGAGGAATCACGCTGGCCGGGGAGGAGATCACGAAGGCGCCCCCCTACTTGCGCGCCCGGCGCGGAATCGGCTATGTTCCCCAGGGCCGGGAGATCATTCCGAGCCTGACGGTCGAAGAAAATCTCCTGATCGGTCTGGAGGCGTCGGGCGGGAGAACGATCCCGGCGGAGGTTTTCGACCTCTTCCCCGTTCTGAAGACGATGCTCGGCCGGCGCGGCGGCGATCTCAGCGGCGGGCAGCAGCAGCAACTCGCCATCGGCCGGGCGCTCGTCTCCGGTCCGCGGCTGCTTCTTTTAGACGAGCCGACCGAGGGAATCCAGCCGTCGATCATCAAGGAGATCGTGGCGGTGATCCGCCGGATCAAGGGGGAGGGAAAGATGGCGATTCTCCTGGTGGAGCAGTACCTTTCATTGGTCCGGGAGATTGCCGATTCGTTCTACGTGATGGAGAAGGGGGCGATTGCGGCGGAAGGGCCGGTTGAGAAATTGACCGACGAGGTGGTCCGCCGGCATCTGACGGTGTGA
- a CDS encoding urease subunit gamma, giving the protein MHLTPREQEKLLIYLAAQLAKERKGRGLKLNYPEAVALITSAVMEGIRDGKRVSELMEMGRKILSRDDVMEGVPEMIKEIQVEGTFPDGTKLVTIHDPIT; this is encoded by the coding sequence ATGCATCTGACACCCCGGGAGCAGGAGAAGCTCCTGATCTATCTGGCGGCCCAATTGGCGAAGGAGCGGAAGGGACGCGGCCTCAAGCTCAATTATCCGGAGGCGGTGGCGCTCATCACCTCGGCGGTGATGGAGGGGATTCGCGACGGGAAACGGGTTTCGGAGCTGATGGAGATGGGGCGGAAGATCCTCTCGCGGGACGACGTCATGGAAGGGGTGCCGGAGATGATCAAGGAGATCCAGGTGGAGGGGACCTTCCCCGACGGAACCAAGCTGGTGACGATCCACGATCCGATCACGTGA
- the ureB gene encoding urease subunit beta, translating to MIPGEYFIADGEIEANAGRRTIEMTVTNTGDRPVQVGSHFHFFEVNRSLSFDREATFGMRLNIPSGGAVRFEPGEKKRIVLVALGGSRIVRGLNGLTEGPAGSAQKSAALMRLREKGFQEGNS from the coding sequence ATGATTCCAGGAGAATATTTCATCGCCGACGGCGAGATCGAGGCGAACGCCGGCCGGCGGACCATTGAGATGACCGTCACGAATACCGGCGACCGGCCGGTTCAGGTCGGCTCTCATTTTCATTTCTTCGAAGTGAACCGATCGCTTTCCTTCGATCGGGAGGCCACATTCGGGATGCGGCTGAATATCCCCTCGGGCGGCGCGGTCCGGTTCGAGCCGGGAGAGAAGAAGCGGATTGTTCTTGTGGCGCTCGGCGGGAGCCGGATTGTCCGAGGATTAAACGGCCTGACCGAAGGCCCGGCGGGATCGGCGCAGAAGAGCGCGGCGTTGATGCGGCTTCGGGAAAAGGGATTTCAGGAGGGAAACTCATGA
- the ureC gene encoding urease subunit alpha, with protein sequence MSLKIPRRVYAEMFGPTTGDRVRLADTDLIIRIERDLTVYGDECKFGGGKVLRDGMGQSVGATSEQGALDLIITNALILDYWGIVKADIGIKGGRIVGIGKGGNPEIMDGVTAGMVVGAATEVIAGEGMIVTAGGIDSHIHFICPQQIDEAITSGITTMIGGGTGPATGTNATTCTPGPWNLARMLQAADGFPINLGFLGKGNASSTAPLEEQILGGAIGLKLHEDWGTTPRAIDTALTVADRFDVQVAIHTDTLNEAGFVEATIEAIAGRTIHAYHTEGAGGGHAPDIIRLCGEANILPGSTNPTRPFTVNTIDEHLDMLMVCHHLDPSLPEDVAFADSRIRPETIMAEDILHDLGAFSIMASDSQAMGRVGEVILRTWQTASKMKGQRGPLPEEGEGSDNLRARRYIAKYTINPAIAHGIADEVGSLEVGKLADLVLWRPAFFGVKPERVVKGGMILRAAMGDPNASIPTPQPVLYRPMFGAFGGAPYENSITFLSKAAAETGLAASLELRKRTVAVQGCRRIGKREMWLNDALPRIEVNPETYEVRADGVLLRCEPAQKLPMAQRYFLF encoded by the coding sequence ATGAGTCTGAAGATCCCGCGGCGGGTCTATGCCGAAATGTTCGGACCGACGACCGGCGACCGGGTCCGCCTGGCCGACACCGACTTGATCATCCGGATCGAACGGGACCTGACCGTTTATGGGGACGAATGCAAGTTCGGCGGGGGGAAAGTTCTCCGCGACGGGATGGGGCAGTCGGTCGGGGCGACGTCGGAACAAGGGGCGCTCGATTTGATTATCACGAATGCGTTGATCCTCGATTACTGGGGGATCGTGAAGGCCGATATCGGGATCAAGGGAGGCCGGATCGTCGGAATTGGAAAAGGGGGGAATCCGGAGATCATGGACGGCGTGACCGCCGGGATGGTGGTCGGCGCCGCCACCGAAGTGATCGCCGGCGAGGGGATGATTGTCACCGCCGGCGGGATCGACTCCCATATCCACTTCATTTGCCCGCAGCAGATCGATGAAGCCATCACCTCCGGGATTACGACAATGATCGGCGGCGGGACGGGACCGGCCACCGGGACGAACGCGACCACCTGCACCCCGGGGCCGTGGAATCTCGCCCGGATGCTCCAGGCGGCCGACGGCTTTCCGATCAACCTTGGTTTTCTCGGAAAGGGGAACGCGTCGTCGACGGCGCCGCTGGAGGAGCAGATCCTCGGCGGAGCGATCGGGTTGAAGCTGCATGAAGATTGGGGTACCACCCCGCGCGCCATCGACACCGCGCTCACAGTCGCCGATCGGTTCGATGTCCAGGTGGCGATTCATACCGATACCTTGAACGAGGCCGGTTTCGTCGAGGCGACGATCGAGGCGATCGCCGGGAGGACGATCCATGCCTATCACACCGAAGGAGCCGGCGGCGGACATGCCCCCGATATTATCCGCCTCTGCGGGGAGGCGAACATCCTGCCGGGATCAACCAATCCAACCCGGCCGTTCACGGTCAACACGATCGACGAACATCTCGACATGCTGATGGTCTGCCATCACCTCGATCCTTCGCTCCCGGAAGATGTCGCCTTTGCCGACTCCCGGATTCGCCCCGAGACGATCATGGCGGAGGATATTCTTCACGATCTCGGCGCCTTTTCGATCATGGCCTCCGACTCCCAGGCGATGGGGCGGGTGGGGGAGGTGATCCTCCGGACCTGGCAGACGGCGAGCAAGATGAAGGGACAGCGCGGCCCGCTGCCGGAAGAGGGGGAAGGAAGCGACAACCTCCGGGCGCGGCGGTACATCGCCAAATACACGATCAATCCGGCGATCGCGCATGGGATCGCCGACGAGGTCGGATCGCTCGAAGTGGGAAAGCTGGCCGATCTGGTCCTCTGGCGGCCGGCGTTTTTCGGGGTGAAGCCGGAGCGGGTGGTGAAGGGGGGTATGATTCTCCGGGCGGCGATGGGCGATCCGAACGCCTCGATCCCGACCCCGCAGCCGGTCCTCTACCGTCCGATGTTCGGCGCCTTCGGGGGCGCTCCCTATGAAAACAGCATCACCTTTCTCTCCAAGGCGGCGGCGGAGACCGGCCTCGCGGCGAGCCTGGAGCTGAGGAAAAGAACTGTTGCGGTGCAGGGTTGCCGGCGGATCGGGAAACGGGAGATGTGGCTGAACGATGCGCTCCCGCGGATCGAGGTGAACCCGGAGACCTACGAGGTCAGGGCCGACGGGGTTCTACTGCGCTGCGAGCCGGCACAGAAGCTGCCGATGGCGCAGCGGTATTTTTTGTTTTAA
- a CDS encoding urease accessory protein UreF: MNLSPKDLLGLLQWCDSLFPAGGYAHSFGLEEAVREGRVRDGEGLFRSIRAKLIYSVFPGECVLIRKANAAAVQADLKTLSALDEEGMAMRLPMEFREGSRAIGRRWIQMTADLYPSSWTRGCLEALKEGQLRGDPAVAFALAGVAAERPMVPTLIGYLYGMASGQVSAGLRLLPIGQGEGQRILARLWKEICEGGALEHVLSEREVAPASFQPALEIRSMRHEMAEMRLFQS; encoded by the coding sequence ATGAATCTTTCTCCAAAAGATCTCCTCGGCCTTCTTCAATGGTGCGACTCCCTCTTCCCGGCGGGGGGGTATGCCCACTCCTTCGGTCTGGAAGAAGCGGTCCGGGAGGGGAGGGTGCGGGACGGCGAAGGGCTCTTTCGGTCGATTCGGGCAAAGTTGATCTACTCGGTTTTTCCAGGGGAGTGCGTCCTCATCAGGAAAGCGAATGCGGCAGCCGTGCAGGCGGATTTGAAGACGCTCTCCGCTTTGGATGAAGAGGGAATGGCGATGCGGCTGCCGATGGAATTCCGGGAGGGAAGCCGGGCCATCGGGCGGCGCTGGATTCAGATGACGGCCGATCTTTATCCCTCTTCGTGGACGAGAGGATGTCTGGAAGCATTGAAGGAGGGACAGCTTCGGGGCGATCCGGCCGTGGCTTTTGCGCTGGCGGGCGTGGCCGCCGAGCGGCCGATGGTTCCGACCCTGATCGGATATCTCTATGGGATGGCGTCAGGGCAGGTCTCGGCGGGGCTGCGGCTGTTGCCGATCGGCCAGGGGGAGGGGCAGCGGATCCTCGCCCGGCTCTGGAAGGAGATTTGCGAGGGGGGAGCGCTGGAGCACGTTCTCTCGGAACGGGAGGTGGCCCCGGCTTCATTCCAGCCGGCGTTGGAGATTCGCAGCATGCGGCATGAAATGGCCGAGATGCGGTTGTTTCAGTCGTAG
- the ureG gene encoding urease accessory protein UreG encodes MGGFHDHEPVAPTPRQLRLPVRIGIGGPVGSGKTALTERLCMRLRDRYHLAVVTNDIYTREDAEFLIRAGALEKERIIGVETGGCPHTAIREDASGNLHAIDQLVHRFPDLELIFVESGGDNLAATFSPELVDRAIYVIDVSAGDKIPRKGGPGITRSDLLVINKIDLAPYVGADLGVMDRDTKRMRADRPYIFTNLKRLEGLDEVCRWVEEILAEALSVEKKAVFPRP; translated from the coding sequence ATGGGAGGATTTCATGATCATGAGCCAGTCGCTCCGACGCCGCGGCAGCTCCGCCTGCCGGTCCGTATCGGGATCGGCGGTCCGGTCGGTTCCGGGAAAACCGCCCTCACTGAAAGGCTCTGCATGCGGCTGCGGGATCGGTATCATCTGGCGGTCGTGACCAACGACATCTACACCCGCGAGGATGCCGAGTTTCTGATCCGGGCGGGGGCTTTGGAAAAAGAGCGGATCATCGGCGTCGAGACCGGCGGCTGTCCCCACACGGCGATCCGGGAGGATGCTTCCGGAAACCTCCATGCCATCGATCAGCTGGTCCATCGGTTTCCCGATTTGGAATTAATCTTCGTCGAGAGCGGCGGGGATAATCTGGCCGCCACCTTCAGCCCGGAGCTGGTCGATCGGGCGATTTATGTGATCGACGTGTCCGCGGGGGACAAGATTCCGCGCAAAGGAGGTCCCGGAATTACCCGGTCCGATCTGCTCGTCATCAACAAAATCGATCTCGCCCCATACGTCGGGGCCGACCTCGGCGTCATGGACCGGGATACGAAAAGAATGCGCGCCGATCGTCCCTACATCTTCACCAATCTCAAAAGGCTGGAAGGCCTGGATGAGGTCTGCAGGTGGGTCGAAGAAATTCTTGCCGAGGCGCTATCGGTAGAGAAGAAAGCGGTTTTTCCTCGTCCATAA
- a CDS encoding LEA type 2 family protein, protein MQKRFVSFSLFVIFLLQAFFGCSPARFLSKPEWRLQGIRIDRIDLSGASVGLALRITNPNPVGVTVRHLTYQFYLHEVKIAEGEMTAPFELPRHESIDVVLPVQMSFKEARELAPLLRQKTEEIDYRLEGEITLQAMGTEKRFQLHHAGKR, encoded by the coding sequence ATGCAGAAACGGTTTGTATCCTTCTCCCTTTTTGTTATTTTTCTCCTCCAGGCGTTCTTCGGCTGCTCGCCGGCCCGGTTTCTTTCCAAACCGGAATGGCGCCTGCAAGGAATTCGGATCGACCGGATCGATCTTTCGGGGGCCTCGGTGGGTCTGGCTCTACGCATTACCAATCCGAACCCCGTCGGCGTGACCGTCCGGCATCTGACGTATCAATTTTATTTACATGAAGTGAAAATTGCGGAGGGAGAGATGACAGCCCCCTTCGAGCTGCCGAGGCACGAATCGATCGATGTTGTCCTGCCGGTGCAGATGAGCTTCAAAGAGGCGCGCGAGCTGGCGCCGCTATTGAGACAAAAAACGGAGGAGATCGACTATCGATTAGAGGGGGAGATCACCTTGCAGGCAATGGGGACGGAGAAGCGTTTTCAGCTTCATCATGCTGGAAAGAGGTAA
- a CDS encoding ribonuclease D has translation MDFHYDYITTPDAFSEAVDALRGAPIIGVDTEGDSLYSYQERVSLIQISGAERHFIFDPLLLETVEPLGALLEERSILKIFHGADYDLVSLKRDFGFNIGPIFDTALAARALGVREFSLQNLIARYFQLNLSKTHQKSNWSIRPLPKDQLDYAAQDTAYLVPLYELLKKEIAEKGRMDQIEEECRLLEAITWSGKTFEPDDYLRIKGARVLPAASQKVLRELAVVRNHLAKKRNRPPFKIISNDDLIKMAKESPRSEEDLKRLFPRETAPVFRNPALWLNAVAKGLTTTDPLPKVERNGSAPLTPEQERLLTRLKEWRNKQAEQEGVEPAMVVTSGVLRDIAKRTPKSIEALREVASLREWQIHRYGELLLKEISTPPKARKE, from the coding sequence ATGGATTTTCATTACGACTACATCACGACACCGGACGCCTTCAGCGAGGCGGTCGATGCCTTGCGCGGCGCCCCTATCATCGGCGTCGACACGGAAGGGGACTCCCTCTACAGCTATCAGGAGAGGGTCAGTCTGATTCAGATCTCCGGAGCGGAGCGGCACTTCATCTTCGATCCGCTCCTTCTTGAAACAGTGGAACCGCTCGGCGCGCTTCTCGAAGAGCGATCGATCTTAAAAATTTTTCACGGCGCCGATTATGATCTGGTGTCGTTGAAGCGCGACTTCGGGTTCAACATCGGCCCGATCTTCGACACCGCCTTGGCGGCGCGCGCGTTGGGGGTTCGAGAATTCTCCCTTCAGAATCTGATTGCGCGTTATTTCCAATTAAACCTTTCGAAGACCCATCAAAAATCGAACTGGTCGATCCGTCCCCTTCCGAAGGATCAATTGGATTACGCCGCCCAAGACACCGCCTACTTGGTTCCGCTCTACGAGCTTCTGAAAAAGGAAATCGCGGAAAAAGGAAGGATGGACCAAATCGAAGAGGAATGCCGGCTGCTGGAAGCGATCACCTGGAGCGGGAAAACCTTCGAGCCGGATGATTACCTGCGCATCAAAGGGGCGCGCGTCCTCCCCGCCGCTTCTCAAAAAGTTTTACGGGAGCTCGCCGTAGTGCGCAACCATCTGGCGAAAAAGAGAAACCGCCCGCCGTTTAAAATCATCTCTAATGATGATCTCATTAAGATGGCCAAAGAATCGCCCCGATCAGAGGAGGATTTGAAGCGGCTTTTCCCCAGGGAAACGGCGCCGGTCTTTCGAAATCCGGCCCTCTGGCTGAATGCCGTGGCAAAGGGACTGACAACGACCGATCCGCTCCCGAAAGTCGAGCGAAACGGCAGCGCCCCGCTTACTCCTGAACAAGAACGATTGTTGACCCGCTTGAAAGAGTGGCGAAACAAACAGGCGGAGCAAGAAGGGGTGGAGCCGGCGATGGTGGTCACCAGCGGCGTGCTGCGCGATATCGCCAAGCGGACGCCGAAATCGATCGAGGCGCTCCGGGAAGTCGCATCCCTTCGGGAGTGGCAGATCCACCGCTACGGAGAACTCCTCCTCAAGGAAATCTCCACCCCGCCCAAGGCCCGTAAAGAGTGA
- a CDS encoding TlpA family protein disulfide reductase has protein sequence MRKSLSFVMVLLFSLFLLGGVHADAGGPKVPPFELLSLDGEKYTDKDLLDKPTLLIFWASWCGTCKHELPKVRDLKEKMKGKPFQVIAIGFKDSEANIRGYVKSHPDVFNFPVLYDSNDRVSTRFGAQFTPTLFLLNKKGELVLHHFSGGFFERREFQEALQQLLKEA, from the coding sequence ATGAGAAAGAGCCTTTCCTTCGTGATGGTGCTTCTCTTCTCCCTTTTCTTGTTGGGAGGGGTCCACGCGGATGCCGGCGGCCCCAAAGTCCCGCCGTTCGAGCTTCTTTCCCTCGACGGGGAAAAATACACCGACAAAGACCTGCTCGATAAGCCGACCCTGCTCATCTTCTGGGCCTCCTGGTGCGGTACGTGCAAACACGAACTACCGAAGGTTCGCGACCTCAAAGAAAAGATGAAGGGGAAACCGTTTCAGGTGATCGCCATCGGGTTTAAAGATTCGGAGGCGAACATCCGGGGCTATGTAAAATCACACCCCGATGTTTTCAATTTTCCCGTCCTCTACGATTCGAACGATCGGGTCTCCACCCGATTCGGAGCGCAGTTCACCCCCACCCTCTTTCTATTGAATAAAAAGGGGGAGCTGGTCCTGCATCATTTTAGCGGCGGCTTCTTCGAGCGCCGCGAATTCCAAGAAGCGTTGCAACAACTCTTAAAAGAGGCATAA
- a CDS encoding branched-chain amino acid ABC transporter permease: MSISVLKNSLLIGLWMGLLTLPFMGWQEAGKLALILAAGGIFWQGMMIWGRSEPLHTGMILFRRRVREIGETIARVNRAALFAGGGALFLVLPLFLNNYYIDILSLAGLYALLAVGLNITVGYAGLLDLGYAAFYGIGAYVYALLSTGIGLSFWLGLPLGGAVAAAFGVILGTITLRLRGDYLAIVTLGFVQIIYLVFNNWDSVTNGPNGILSIGRPELPGFVLRQPIHFYYLVLALLLVTVLAIYRLTHSQIGRAWIAIREDELAAAAMGINTTQMKILAFALGAGIAGVAGVFFAAKYTFVSPESFTFLESVRVLSMVVLGGMGSLPGAILGAFLLTVLPELLRGLTSYRMLIFGAALVVMMIFRPQGLLGKRH; the protein is encoded by the coding sequence TTGTCGATCTCCGTGTTAAAGAATTCGCTATTGATCGGCCTCTGGATGGGGCTGCTCACCCTTCCCTTCATGGGGTGGCAAGAGGCGGGGAAGCTCGCCTTGATCCTGGCGGCCGGCGGGATCTTCTGGCAGGGGATGATGATCTGGGGGAGGAGCGAGCCTCTCCATACCGGGATGATCCTCTTTCGAAGGCGGGTGAGGGAAATTGGAGAGACGATCGCCCGGGTGAATCGGGCGGCGCTCTTCGCCGGAGGGGGTGCCCTCTTCCTCGTCCTTCCTCTTTTTCTGAACAACTACTACATCGACATCCTCAGCCTGGCGGGACTCTACGCATTGCTGGCGGTCGGGCTGAACATCACGGTCGGTTACGCCGGTCTTCTCGATCTCGGTTACGCCGCCTTCTATGGGATCGGGGCCTATGTTTATGCCCTCCTCTCCACCGGCATCGGCCTCTCTTTCTGGCTCGGTCTTCCGCTCGGCGGGGCGGTCGCCGCCGCGTTCGGCGTGATCCTCGGGACGATTACGCTGCGCCTTCGGGGCGATTATCTGGCGATCGTGACCCTCGGCTTCGTCCAGATCATCTATCTGGTCTTCAATAACTGGGACTCGGTCACGAACGGCCCAAATGGAATCTTGAGCATCGGGCGGCCGGAGCTGCCCGGATTCGTCCTCCGTCAGCCGATCCATTTTTATTACCTCGTTCTCGCGCTCCTCCTCGTCACGGTCCTGGCCATCTACCGATTGACCCATTCTCAAATCGGCCGGGCCTGGATCGCGATCCGTGAAGATGAGCTCGCCGCGGCAGCGATGGGAATCAACACCACCCAGATGAAAATCCTCGCCTTCGCATTGGGGGCCGGGATCGCCGGGGTGGCGGGGGTCTTCTTTGCGGCCAAGTATACGTTTGTCTCGCCGGAGAGCTTTACCTTTCTCGAATCGGTCCGGGTCCTCTCGATGGTCGTATTGGGGGGGATGGGGAGTCTTCCCGGCGCGATCCTCGGCGCTTTCCTCCTGACCGTCTTGCCGGAGCTTCTCCGGGGCCTGACGAGTTATCGGATGCTGATTTTCGGCGCGGCGCTGGTGGTCATGATGATCTTCCGTCCTCAGGGTCTCCTCGGAAAGCGTCATTAG
- a CDS encoding branched-chain amino acid ABC transporter permease: protein MFLQQLINGLTLGAVYALVALGYTMVYGILGLINFAHGEIYMIGAYLGIIFLGLFTVAGLTESHLFLSLILTFLLSAATCAGYGMTLERIAYRPLRHAHRLAPLISAIGMSIFLQNYVMLTQGSGDKVFPHILPTGPIAEAGLPISGIQLFILLASVVLMGTLHFFIRKTRLGKAMRATAQDKTMASLCGIPIDRVIMVTFAIGSILAAVAGVMVAMYYGVVHFFIGYVAGIKAFTAAVLGGIGNIPGAMVGGLLLGLVESLGAAYISSEFKDGFAFLILIFVLIFRPSGLLGEKVPERA, encoded by the coding sequence ATGTTTTTACAGCAATTGATCAACGGCCTTACCCTCGGCGCGGTGTATGCGCTGGTGGCGCTCGGCTACACCATGGTCTACGGCATTTTGGGGCTGATCAACTTCGCCCACGGCGAGATCTACATGATCGGCGCCTATCTCGGGATCATTTTCCTCGGCCTCTTCACCGTCGCCGGCCTGACCGAATCGCATCTTTTCCTCTCGCTCATTCTGACCTTTCTCCTCTCGGCGGCGACCTGCGCCGGATATGGGATGACGTTGGAGCGGATCGCCTACCGGCCGCTTCGGCACGCTCACCGGCTCGCGCCGCTGATCTCGGCGATCGGGATGTCGATCTTTCTTCAAAATTATGTGATGTTGACGCAGGGATCGGGCGACAAGGTTTTCCCCCACATTCTTCCGACCGGTCCGATCGCCGAAGCGGGCCTTCCGATCAGCGGAATTCAGCTCTTCATCCTCCTCGCTTCGGTCGTTCTGATGGGAACGCTGCACTTCTTTATTCGAAAGACCCGCCTAGGGAAGGCGATGCGGGCGACGGCGCAGGATAAAACGATGGCGTCGCTCTGCGGCATCCCGATCGACCGGGTGATCATGGTGACCTTTGCGATCGGGTCGATCCTCGCCGCCGTCGCCGGGGTGATGGTGGCGATGTATTACGGGGTGGTCCATTTTTTTATCGGCTACGTCGCCGGCATCAAAGCCTTCACCGCGGCGGTCCTCGGCGGGATCGGAAACATCCCGGGCGCCATGGTCGGCGGGCTGCTGCTGGGACTGGTCGAAAGCCTCGGCGCCGCCTACATCTCCAGCGAATTTAAAGACGGCTTCGCCTTTTTGATTTTAATCTTCGTCCTCATCTTCCGTCCCTCGGGCCTGCTCGGCGAAAAGGTCCCGGAACGGGCGTGA
- a CDS encoding sterol desaturase family protein — MDILLTPTGLRGLAGFAGLFLFMAIENLFPFRKRVDPIFRHYGLNLLIAGGNTLLLGIAFGGAVVAYARFLETRGIGLLHLFPAGLGWNIFLSLLYLDFVTYLWHMAYHRVPLFWRLHRVHHTDRDLDVTSASRFHPAEIGVSILLRLGAIALLGPAWISVVIFEGALLLAAQFQHSNLKIPEPLESAVRWVFVTPDMHRVHHSDVPAETNSNYSTIFSFWDRSIGTYRMAPQERLNIGLKEYPNPEDRTFLKLMVMPFGRGCSSAIAESTPKETRT, encoded by the coding sequence ATGGATATCCTTCTCACCCCCACCGGTCTGCGCGGCCTGGCCGGCTTCGCCGGTCTCTTTCTGTTCATGGCGATCGAGAACCTCTTCCCTTTTCGAAAACGGGTCGATCCGATTTTTCGCCACTATGGTCTGAATCTGCTGATCGCGGGGGGGAACACGCTCCTCCTCGGCATCGCCTTCGGCGGGGCGGTCGTCGCTTACGCCCGGTTTTTGGAGACGCGCGGGATCGGGCTGCTCCATCTCTTTCCGGCGGGGCTCGGCTGGAATATTTTTCTTTCCCTGCTCTACCTTGACTTCGTCACCTATTTGTGGCACATGGCGTATCATCGGGTGCCGCTCTTCTGGCGGCTCCACCGGGTCCACCACACCGACCGGGACCTCGATGTCACGTCGGCCTCCCGGTTTCACCCGGCGGAGATCGGCGTGTCGATTCTTTTGCGGTTGGGGGCGATCGCCCTTTTAGGGCCGGCGTGGATCTCCGTGGTGATCTTCGAAGGAGCGCTGCTGCTCGCAGCGCAGTTCCAACACAGCAACCTCAAAATTCCGGAGCCGTTGGAGTCGGCGGTGCGTTGGGTTTTCGTCACCCCCGATATGCACCGGGTCCACCACTCGGATGTTCCGGCGGAGACCAATTCGAATTACTCGACGATCTTCTCGTTTTGGGACCGGTCGATCGGAACCTACCGGATGGCGCCGCAGGAGCGGTTGAACATCGGCTTGAAGGAGTACCCGAATCCGGAAGACCGCACTTTTTTGAAGCTGATGGTGATGCCGTTCGGCCGAGGCTGTAGCAGCGCCATCGCCGAAAGCACCCCGAAAGAGACAAGGACCTAG